The following coding sequences are from one Paenibacillus tundrae window:
- the dprA gene encoding DNA-processing protein DprA, giving the protein MEERWVLFGLHEMDGVGKKTIAKLLSGQHKLQELLDYTEADWLQAGLRKDQAHRLAVQFDLDWIEQKRENVYKQGIEVITYLDSNYPILMKETVQPPWVLYGRGDMQLLHSKSIAMVGTRMPTVYGRKVGERLAEELCKAGLTIVSGLARGIDSVCHDAALRAGGKTIAVFGTGIDSIYPPENNSLAERIAETGLLLSEYPPGTRAHQGLFPERNRIIAGLSLGTLVVEADIRSGSLITADAALDAGRDVFAVPGPITSPKSRGSHNLIRQGAKLVTSAADLLEEYQMDLPNPEQVPYNRGRSTQNKQSVTAGMFPPATLSSDEQRVIAILQQEEQSLDQLVERLSWDFGHLHSVLLSLIIKKQISQLPGTRYARV; this is encoded by the coding sequence ATGGAGGAGAGATGGGTTTTATTTGGTTTGCATGAGATGGATGGGGTCGGTAAGAAAACGATCGCGAAGCTATTATCTGGACAGCATAAGCTCCAAGAGCTATTAGATTATACGGAAGCCGATTGGTTGCAGGCGGGTCTGAGGAAGGATCAAGCGCATCGCCTTGCCGTGCAGTTTGACCTTGACTGGATAGAGCAAAAACGCGAGAACGTTTACAAACAGGGGATTGAGGTTATAACTTATCTGGATTCCAATTACCCTATATTAATGAAGGAAACCGTTCAGCCTCCATGGGTATTATATGGTCGTGGAGATATGCAGCTGCTGCATTCTAAGTCCATCGCGATGGTAGGTACCCGTATGCCGACTGTATATGGTCGTAAAGTTGGAGAGCGACTGGCCGAGGAATTGTGCAAGGCAGGCTTGACCATTGTCAGTGGACTGGCTAGAGGTATTGATAGCGTGTGTCATGATGCTGCTTTGCGTGCAGGTGGCAAAACGATTGCAGTATTCGGAACAGGCATAGATTCGATCTATCCGCCTGAAAATAATAGTTTGGCTGAACGCATTGCCGAAACGGGTCTACTTTTGTCAGAATACCCTCCAGGTACTCGAGCTCACCAGGGGTTGTTCCCCGAACGGAACCGAATTATTGCTGGCTTAAGTCTAGGAACGTTGGTGGTAGAAGCTGACATTCGTAGTGGCTCACTCATAACGGCTGATGCAGCATTGGATGCGGGTAGAGATGTATTTGCAGTGCCAGGTCCTATTACATCGCCGAAGAGCAGAGGGTCACATAATCTCATTCGACAGGGCGCAAAATTGGTCACTTCTGCAGCCGATCTGTTAGAAGAGTATCAAATGGACTTGCCAAATCCCGAACAAGTTCCTTACAATAGAGGACGTTCGACGCAAAATAAACAGTCTGTTACAGCGGGAATGTTTCCTCCGGCAACGCTCTCTTCGGACGAGCAGAGAGTAATTGCCATACTGCAACAGGAGGAACAGTCCTTAGATC